In the Natronolimnobius baerhuensis genome, one interval contains:
- a CDS encoding cupin domain-containing protein: MGYHVIDPADLEPEPDRPSEMRYISEAAGMERMGLRLYRVEPGEEIPLSGLHYHDEQEEVFYVLEGTLSVETPTKTYHVERGQFFVAEPEHPHRAHNAPDADGDARVLGMGAPPQSDGHSVES; this comes from the coding sequence ATGGGCTATCACGTCATCGACCCTGCCGATCTCGAGCCGGAACCGGACCGTCCGTCAGAGATGCGCTATATCAGCGAGGCGGCGGGCATGGAACGGATGGGACTGCGTCTCTACCGGGTCGAACCCGGCGAGGAGATTCCGCTTTCCGGGCTACATTACCACGACGAACAGGAGGAAGTGTTCTACGTTCTCGAGGGCACGCTCAGCGTCGAGACGCCCACGAAAACGTACCATGTCGAGCGAGGACAGTTCTTCGTCGCCGAACCGGAACACCCACACCGCGCGCACAACGCGCCCGATGCCGACGGCGATGCGCGCGTGCTCGGAATGGGTGCCCCGCCGCAAAGTGATGGCCACAGCGTCGAGTCCTGA
- a CDS encoding tRNA-dihydrouridine synthase, producing the protein MFQPPLALASLSGEADADWARAGADYAGAAVLGGIALEAESRAAARELVARDRTEFLPDDPLAFIDEQLAALADAPIQPGFNVRSATAEPIGDAARVCRDRNAFLEINAHCRQEELCAVGCGETLLRDGDRLCEYVEAAAKTGVTTGVKVRAEVPGVDLPELARRFENAGATFVHVDAMDSESVIDDISEATDLFVIANNGVRDDKTVREYVEYGADAVSVGRPSDNPVVLERVSDAVDRRLGAEASP; encoded by the coding sequence ATGTTCCAGCCACCGCTCGCACTCGCCAGCCTCAGCGGGGAAGCAGACGCCGACTGGGCTCGAGCGGGCGCTGACTACGCCGGTGCAGCCGTCCTCGGGGGGATCGCACTCGAGGCCGAGTCGAGAGCCGCGGCCCGCGAACTCGTTGCCCGCGACCGAACTGAGTTTCTTCCAGACGACCCGCTCGCGTTTATCGACGAGCAACTCGCCGCGCTCGCAGACGCCCCGATTCAACCGGGGTTCAACGTCCGGAGTGCGACCGCCGAGCCGATTGGCGACGCCGCTCGAGTCTGTCGTGATCGAAACGCGTTCCTCGAGATCAACGCTCATTGCCGACAGGAGGAACTGTGTGCCGTCGGCTGCGGCGAGACGCTCTTGCGGGATGGAGATCGCCTCTGTGAGTACGTCGAAGCCGCTGCCAAAACTGGTGTGACGACCGGCGTGAAAGTACGCGCAGAAGTACCCGGTGTCGACCTGCCGGAACTCGCACGGCGATTCGAGAATGCGGGCGCAACCTTCGTCCACGTCGATGCGATGGACTCCGAATCGGTGATCGACGATATCAGCGAGGCGACCGACCTGTTCGTGATCGCCAACAACGGCGTTCGCGACGACAAGACGGTCCGCGAGTACGTCGAGTACGGAGCCGACGCGGTGAGTGTCGGCCGGCCGAGTGACAATCCGGTCGTGCTCGAGCGCGTCAGCGACGCAGTGGATCGTCGCCTCGGTGCAGAAGCGAGTCCGTGA
- the cofD gene encoding 2-phospho-L-lactate transferase, whose translation MVTFLSGGTGTPKLLDGAGAVFSPEETTIVANTGDDIELGGLFVSPDVDTLLFQGGGVLDRETWWGIAGDTHRTNSALMDLAAAADLPEGPQYLPDEKQTAGRRLARWRRFSGVAEFMTIGDRDRAVHLTRTSLLDQGHTLAEATRTLADAFDLSVSLLPMSNDPVASLVHTDQGMMHFQEYWVGHRGEPTVETVEFRGSSNATPAPGVLEALEGPVVIGPSNPVTSIGPMLALPGFADALAKTTVVAVSPFLGEEAFSGPAEDLMKAVNAEPNTHGLATAYPFADVFIVDEGDDVEFDRPTIQTDITIDSPEDATRVARAVQEAIDLAS comes from the coding sequence ATGGTAACCTTCCTCTCCGGGGGTACGGGAACGCCGAAGCTATTAGACGGTGCGGGGGCGGTATTCTCACCGGAGGAGACGACAATCGTCGCCAACACCGGCGACGACATCGAACTTGGTGGGCTGTTCGTCTCGCCGGACGTCGATACGCTGCTCTTTCAGGGTGGGGGCGTCCTCGACCGCGAGACGTGGTGGGGGATCGCCGGCGATACACACCGGACGAACTCGGCGCTGATGGATCTCGCCGCAGCCGCGGACCTGCCCGAGGGACCGCAGTATCTGCCCGACGAGAAACAGACCGCTGGCCGGCGACTCGCACGCTGGCGGCGATTCTCCGGCGTCGCCGAGTTCATGACTATTGGTGACCGCGACCGGGCTGTCCACCTCACGCGCACGAGCCTGCTCGATCAAGGCCACACGCTGGCCGAGGCGACGCGGACGCTCGCCGACGCGTTCGATCTCTCCGTCTCGCTCCTGCCGATGAGCAACGACCCCGTCGCCAGCCTCGTCCACACCGACCAGGGCATGATGCACTTTCAGGAGTACTGGGTCGGCCACCGCGGCGAGCCAACCGTCGAAACCGTTGAATTCCGCGGCTCCTCGAACGCTACACCCGCACCCGGCGTCCTCGAGGCGCTCGAGGGACCAGTCGTGATCGGGCCGTCGAATCCGGTGACGAGTATCGGACCGATGCTCGCGTTGCCGGGCTTTGCGGACGCGCTCGCGAAGACGACCGTCGTCGCGGTCTCGCCGTTTTTGGGTGAGGAAGCATTTTCGGGGCCTGCCGAGGATCTGATGAAAGCGGTCAACGCCGAACCGAATACGCACGGGCTGGCGACCGCCTACCCCTTCGCAGACGTCTTTATCGTCGACGAGGGCGACGACGTTGAGTTCGACCGACCGACCATCCAGACGGATATCACGATTGACTCGCCCGAAGACGCTACCCGCGTCGCGCGGGCCGTCCAAGAAGCAATCGACCTCGCCAGCTAA
- a CDS encoding coiled-coil domain-containing protein → MKLGEIHSREFAKEEYGGFEHTNIEGENLLIQGGNRTGKTLTFNAILYNLLGPQETIDLSTGRNNNVSLGFTDGVEFRRGKLGAQFRKDDLEKSEDEAQEELTNWLAEDLSTEVSSTDLIKNHFVHTHIERMPLSGLSEDHRLDHIRSAVDQDTQESIEETEEEISQLEERTAEIKSSLRRKKEDKHERENNLRSDENQLEKYQQIKSLAESGKLEDIIETIQSDEDLQETLSELSKKQDFLQRKQRSKRKDKRQWERYRESERNAIIAEAVNDFVCPACSGHVDTDLAESRLGRSRCPFCAVDSRGDDLEADIDEKISRSEEELGEIEEELEEITSELEEVTEEIANIREEQPELGDIDGRIERVIRNNEYDFSTILEETKKQLERYQSSINETEKEISERKTEIGELEDELESSQERLEEAKDEVVEMREESINAEINEFSEEWQEVFEEMAGEIGLEIQMTQDGDIEIPGSEGPRKYDRAGDLSDAEITFMNISFAVVYNRFVREAGATEWSTIVCDEPFSNLDSEGQESLLEFIQSCDEQFICTSSTEEMLEEFPKTGELTRQRIQASLGRYA, encoded by the coding sequence ATGAAATTAGGCGAAATTCATTCTCGGGAATTTGCGAAAGAGGAGTACGGAGGATTCGAACATACGAATATTGAGGGCGAGAATCTGCTCATTCAGGGTGGCAATCGCACTGGGAAGACTCTCACATTCAACGCGATTCTGTACAATCTTCTTGGCCCACAAGAAACGATCGACCTGTCCACTGGACGGAACAATAACGTAAGCCTCGGATTCACCGATGGGGTCGAGTTCCGAAGAGGTAAGCTAGGTGCACAATTCAGGAAAGATGATCTCGAAAAGAGTGAAGATGAGGCACAGGAAGAACTCACCAACTGGTTAGCGGAAGATCTGTCCACGGAGGTCTCAAGTACGGATCTGATCAAAAACCATTTCGTCCATACCCACATCGAACGAATGCCTCTTTCGGGGCTTTCGGAAGACCATCGGCTGGATCACATTCGTTCGGCAGTTGATCAAGATACCCAAGAGAGTATCGAGGAGACTGAGGAAGAAATCTCTCAACTGGAAGAACGAACCGCAGAGATCAAGTCGAGTCTACGCCGGAAGAAGGAGGATAAGCACGAGCGCGAGAACAATCTTCGTAGCGACGAAAACCAATTAGAGAAGTACCAACAAATAAAGTCTCTTGCAGAGTCCGGGAAACTTGAAGACATTATTGAGACAATACAGTCTGATGAAGACCTTCAAGAAACACTCTCCGAGTTGTCTAAGAAGCAGGACTTCCTCCAGCGCAAGCAGAGAAGTAAGCGGAAGGATAAGAGGCAGTGGGAACGATACCGAGAGTCGGAGAGGAACGCCATCATCGCTGAAGCGGTCAACGACTTCGTCTGTCCTGCCTGTAGCGGCCACGTTGATACAGACTTAGCGGAGAGTCGCTTGGGGCGGTCTCGCTGCCCATTTTGTGCCGTCGACAGTCGTGGCGACGACCTAGAGGCGGATATCGACGAGAAGATTAGTCGTTCAGAAGAAGAGCTAGGAGAAATTGAGGAAGAACTGGAAGAAATCACATCTGAGCTAGAAGAAGTCACCGAAGAGATCGCCAATATTCGGGAGGAGCAACCCGAATTGGGTGATATCGACGGCCGGATTGAGCGAGTCATCCGGAATAACGAGTACGACTTCTCCACTATCCTCGAAGAAACCAAAAAGCAACTGGAACGCTATCAGTCGAGCATCAATGAGACCGAGAAGGAGATCTCGGAGCGAAAAACCGAGATTGGAGAACTGGAAGATGAATTAGAGTCCTCACAGGAACGTCTGGAGGAGGCTAAGGACGAGGTGGTAGAAATGCGGGAAGAGAGCATCAATGCTGAGATCAATGAGTTCTCCGAAGAGTGGCAAGAGGTTTTCGAGGAGATGGCCGGCGAGATCGGATTGGAGATCCAGATGACGCAAGATGGGGACATTGAGATCCCTGGATCTGAGGGGCCTCGAAAGTACGACCGAGCAGGAGACCTGAGCGATGCGGAAATCACCTTCATGAACATCTCGTTTGCAGTTGTGTATAACCGCTTCGTCCGGGAAGCAGGAGCGACTGAGTGGTCGACAATCGTCTGCGATGAACCCTTCTCGAACCTCGACTCGGAAGGTCAAGAAAGCCTTCTTGAGTTCATCCAGTCATGTGATGAGCAGTTCATCTGTACGTCCTCCACCGAAGAGATGCTGGAGGAATTCCCGAAGACTGGTGAGTTGACTCGACAGCGGATCCAGGCATCTCTCGGGAGGTACGCATAA
- the ligA gene encoding ATP-dependent DNA ligase LigA produces the protein MEFATFADRVAAIDAEPADLEIVAHVTDLFEDAGADLAVVARFVQGRVFPAWESRTLDIGPSACYEAIARAAGTNVDSDDVEDRLAELGEIGDVAASYDFGGQQGLSAFTGGADTDDLTVNEVNTTLIDLAAADGSGSQDHKVDLLFGLFNRCSSEEARYLARLVLSEMRIGVGEGTVRDAIAEAFDVPGERVERALQVSNDYGHVACVARDEGLEGLDAIDLEIGRPVQAMLAQAGTVTDALEEWEEAAVEWKYDGARIQLHYDPLEETTSVFSRNMEEVTDALPEVVEYAERTLSEPAILDGEVVAVDDDGEPLAFQEVLKRFRRKHDVAKAREEVAVRPVFFDCLHADGEDLLAEPLTARHDRLESLLAGKEGDEDDGAAVEPADVEGLSLLWTTDDPDEIEAIDADALESGHEGIMLKNPDSTYSPGRRGKNWRKRKPDVETLDCVVTGAEWGEGRRATFLGTFELSVWNGDALETVGKVATGITDEKLAELTDLLEPHIGAEDGQVVDIEPAVVFEVGYEEIQTSPTYSSGYALRFPRFLAVRSDKEPGDAETLERVESLRSA, from the coding sequence ATGGAGTTCGCCACGTTCGCCGACCGTGTCGCTGCGATTGACGCCGAGCCCGCAGACCTCGAGATCGTTGCTCACGTCACCGACCTCTTCGAAGATGCCGGGGCTGATCTCGCAGTCGTCGCCCGCTTCGTGCAGGGGCGGGTGTTTCCGGCCTGGGAGTCGCGAACGCTCGATATCGGACCGAGCGCGTGCTACGAGGCCATCGCGCGTGCGGCGGGGACGAACGTCGACAGCGACGACGTCGAAGACCGACTCGCGGAACTGGGCGAGATCGGCGACGTGGCGGCGAGCTACGACTTCGGCGGCCAGCAAGGCCTGAGCGCGTTCACCGGCGGCGCTGACACTGACGACCTCACCGTCAACGAGGTCAACACCACCCTCATCGACCTGGCCGCCGCAGACGGGTCGGGCAGTCAGGATCACAAGGTGGACCTCCTCTTTGGCCTGTTCAATCGCTGCTCGAGCGAGGAAGCCCGCTATCTCGCCCGCCTCGTCCTCTCGGAAATGCGAATTGGCGTTGGCGAGGGCACCGTCAGAGACGCCATCGCCGAGGCGTTCGACGTTCCCGGCGAACGGGTCGAACGCGCCCTGCAGGTGTCGAACGATTACGGCCACGTCGCCTGTGTCGCCCGCGACGAGGGACTCGAGGGGCTAGACGCCATCGACCTCGAGATCGGCCGTCCCGTTCAGGCCATGCTCGCACAGGCCGGGACGGTCACGGATGCGCTCGAGGAGTGGGAGGAAGCCGCAGTCGAATGGAAATATGACGGCGCACGGATTCAGCTGCACTACGACCCGCTCGAGGAAACGACGAGCGTCTTCTCGAGAAACATGGAGGAAGTCACCGACGCCCTCCCCGAAGTCGTCGAGTACGCCGAGCGCACCCTCTCCGAGCCGGCGATTCTCGACGGCGAGGTCGTCGCTGTCGACGACGACGGCGAGCCATTGGCGTTTCAGGAAGTCCTCAAGCGGTTCCGGCGGAAACACGACGTAGCGAAAGCGCGCGAGGAGGTCGCCGTTCGCCCGGTCTTTTTCGACTGCCTGCACGCCGACGGCGAGGATTTGCTCGCGGAACCGCTGACAGCGCGACACGACCGCCTCGAGTCGCTGCTGGCTGGCAAGGAAGGCGACGAAGACGATGGGGCGGCTGTCGAGCCTGCAGACGTCGAAGGCTTGTCACTGCTGTGGACGACTGATGACCCCGACGAAATCGAAGCAATCGATGCCGACGCACTCGAGTCGGGCCACGAGGGAATCATGCTCAAGAACCCCGACTCGACGTACTCGCCAGGCCGGCGCGGGAAGAACTGGCGCAAGCGAAAGCCAGATGTCGAAACGCTCGACTGCGTCGTCACCGGCGCTGAGTGGGGCGAAGGCCGCCGCGCGACCTTCCTCGGGACGTTCGAACTCTCGGTCTGGAACGGCGACGCCCTCGAGACCGTCGGCAAGGTCGCGACGGGGATCACCGACGAGAAACTCGCCGAACTCACGGACCTGCTCGAGCCCCATATCGGCGCTGAAGACGGGCAAGTCGTCGACATAGAGCCGGCGGTGGTCTTCGAGGTGGGCTACGAGGAGATTCAGACGTCGCCGACGTACTCGTCGGGCTATGCGCTGCGATTCCCGCGGTTTCTCGCGGTTCGGTCGGATAAGGAACCCGGTGACGCCGAGACGCTCGAGCGGGTCGAATCCCTCCGTTCGGCGTGA
- a CDS encoding HD domain-containing protein, protein MKVIKDSVHDHIRVDGVARDLLDTPEVQRLRRINQLGTVSFVYPSANHTRFEHSLGVYHLACKALENLDIDGQQADRVQAAALLHDVGHGPFSHNLESLTYRETGRYHDDVHDLLADGAVGDVLRAHDLEPERVAGLIAGEGRFGQVVSGELDVDRMDYLVRDAHHTGVPYGTIDHERLLRELAFVDGELVLAEGNVQAAESLLVARALMNPTVYSHSVARISKAMLRRAAERLLEQTETDAGTLQRMDDADLLVALRSSEPTSEFSRRLDERDLFKRAVWAEIDDVPGGVIESDHEEVRAFEREIADVADIDPKHVIIDVPRRPSMTESTTRVMVNGEVRPLGQQSPLVAALRAAQYSQWRLGVYCPDEMREPVGHAAVDVLGLDIDGALVSEVRDGVDTTLDRFME, encoded by the coding sequence ATGAAGGTCATCAAGGACAGTGTCCACGACCACATCCGGGTTGACGGCGTCGCCCGCGATCTTCTCGATACGCCCGAAGTACAGCGGCTCCGCCGGATCAACCAACTCGGGACGGTCTCGTTCGTCTACCCTTCTGCGAATCACACGCGCTTCGAACACAGCCTCGGCGTCTATCACCTCGCCTGCAAGGCCCTCGAGAACCTCGACATCGACGGCCAGCAGGCCGACCGCGTCCAGGCTGCCGCCTTGCTTCATGACGTTGGCCACGGCCCGTTCAGTCACAACCTCGAGTCGCTGACCTACCGCGAGACGGGTCGCTATCACGACGACGTCCACGACCTGCTCGCAGACGGTGCCGTCGGCGACGTGTTGCGAGCACACGACCTCGAGCCCGAGCGAGTTGCCGGCCTGATCGCAGGCGAGGGACGCTTTGGACAGGTCGTCTCGGGCGAACTCGATGTCGACCGGATGGACTACCTCGTCCGGGACGCCCACCACACTGGCGTTCCCTACGGGACCATCGACCACGAACGACTGTTGCGCGAACTCGCGTTCGTCGACGGCGAGCTCGTCCTGGCCGAGGGCAACGTTCAGGCCGCAGAGAGTCTGCTCGTCGCCCGCGCGCTGATGAATCCGACCGTCTACAGCCACAGCGTCGCCCGGATCAGCAAGGCCATGCTCCGACGCGCAGCCGAACGACTCCTCGAGCAGACTGAAACCGATGCCGGGACGCTCCAGCGAATGGACGACGCCGACCTGCTCGTCGCGCTTCGCTCGAGCGAGCCAACAAGCGAATTCTCCCGCCGATTAGACGAGCGGGACCTGTTCAAACGAGCCGTCTGGGCCGAAATCGACGACGTGCCGGGCGGCGTGATCGAAAGCGACCACGAAGAAGTCAGAGCCTTCGAACGCGAGATTGCAGACGTCGCCGATATCGACCCGAAACACGTCATTATCGACGTTCCACGGCGACCGTCGATGACCGAGTCGACGACGCGCGTGATGGTCAACGGCGAGGTTCGCCCGCTCGGCCAGCAGTCCCCGCTCGTCGCGGCGCTGCGAGCCGCCCAGTACTCCCAGTGGCGACTCGGGGTCTACTGCCCGGACGAGATGCGTGAACCGGTCGGCCACGCGGCGGTCGACGTGCTCGGCCTCGACATCGACGGCGCGCTGGTCAGTGAGGTACGCGACGGCGTCGATACGACGCTCGACCGGTTCATGGAGTAA
- a CDS encoding BMP family lipoprotein gives MLTTDRVKRDGSSTLDRRTVLASGAAVLAGTTIAGCLGNDDDEANGDADDAADEDADTTVAIISSPAGFDDNAFNDNAASGLEEASNDFDLEYTTIEETEEAQYESVQADTAESGYDLIVCVGDNHTDPVATNAEQYPDQNWMLINNVVEGADNVSGWIEMNNEMSFLAGVVAGVMTDEEFEHEDSETDPDESIVGFVGGEDIPLINAFEQSYIEGVEWVNDDAEVLTGYGGSFSDTGSANNVAESQIDDGADIVWHAASAAGSGAFAAAQDTDRFAIGVDVDQSVEEEQYQDVILGSAVKALNEATYQVSEAVVNDDFESQVGEQNLSIEQESIDFVVGQAFEGELPDAVDEELEAAKDAIIADEIELTCGPTSC, from the coding sequence ATGTTGACTACTGACAGAGTAAAGCGGGATGGGTCGTCGACGCTCGATCGACGAACCGTACTCGCATCGGGTGCAGCCGTACTTGCTGGCACGACGATCGCCGGTTGCCTCGGCAACGACGATGACGAGGCGAACGGGGACGCAGACGATGCGGCCGATGAAGACGCGGACACGACGGTCGCGATCATCTCGAGTCCAGCCGGCTTCGACGACAACGCGTTCAACGACAACGCCGCGTCCGGCCTCGAGGAGGCGTCGAACGACTTCGACCTCGAGTATACGACAATCGAGGAGACCGAGGAGGCCCAGTATGAGTCGGTACAGGCCGACACCGCCGAGAGCGGTTACGATCTCATCGTCTGCGTCGGCGACAACCACACGGATCCGGTGGCGACCAACGCCGAGCAGTATCCGGACCAGAACTGGATGCTCATCAACAACGTCGTCGAGGGCGCCGACAACGTGTCGGGCTGGATCGAGATGAACAACGAGATGTCGTTCCTCGCGGGCGTCGTCGCCGGCGTGATGACCGACGAAGAGTTCGAACACGAGGACAGCGAGACCGACCCGGATGAGTCGATCGTCGGCTTCGTCGGCGGCGAGGACATCCCGCTGATCAACGCGTTCGAGCAGTCCTACATCGAGGGCGTCGAGTGGGTCAACGACGACGCGGAGGTGCTGACCGGATACGGCGGGAGCTTCTCTGACACCGGCTCGGCGAACAACGTTGCCGAATCCCAAATTGACGACGGTGCGGACATCGTTTGGCACGCTGCCTCGGCGGCAGGGTCAGGTGCGTTCGCAGCCGCACAGGATACTGATCGCTTCGCGATCGGCGTCGACGTTGACCAGTCCGTCGAGGAAGAGCAGTACCAGGACGTCATCCTTGGCTCCGCGGTGAAAGCGCTTAATGAGGCGACCTACCAGGTCTCCGAAGCCGTCGTCAACGACGACTTCGAGAGTCAGGTCGGCGAGCAAAATCTGAGCATCGAACAGGAGAGCATCGACTTCGTCGTCGGCCAGGCGTTCGAGGGCGAACTCCCCGACGCCGTCGACGAGGAACTCGAGGCAGCCAAAGACGCCATCATTGCGGACGAGATTGAGCTGACCTGCGGCCCGACGAGTTGCTAA
- a CDS encoding ABC transporter ATP-binding protein encodes MTRDAPPAVRLEGITKRFGDVVANDTVDFTLEKGSIHALIGENGSGKTTLMSVLYGLYDQNEGEIYVDGQEREFDSPRDAMDAGIGMIHQHFQLVKPMTVLQNIVLGHELTENRFGQIDGAAARDEIEAICSQYDFDVDQYLETPIEELDLGAQQRVEIVKSLYRGAEVLILDEPTAVLTPQEVESLMDVMDDLRANGHSLIFISHKLDEALSIAEDITVLRDGEAIGTVDAAETTEQDLARMMVGREILFDRLERETEPGEPVLEVERLRMRGDRGREQVDGVDLTVREGEILGIAGVQGNGQRELIEGITGLRSVADGAVRLRGREITDASRRRRIEAGIAYIPENRQTEGLVQGDSLVRNALLGNQTIEPYANGSLLDWGAVREHANDVITEFDVQPPDPETTASSLSGGNQQKFIVGREIGHDPDVIVASHPTRGVDIGSIEFIHNRLIELRDEGLAIVVVSSKLEEIQKLADRIAVMYEGAFIDIVGPDTVSEEELGLLMAGHRLESAAGEAETPIDEQGDANGAESSESDRGVQT; translated from the coding sequence ATGACGCGCGACGCGCCGCCCGCGGTCCGCCTCGAGGGGATCACCAAACGGTTCGGGGACGTGGTCGCGAACGACACCGTCGACTTTACGCTCGAGAAGGGGTCGATCCACGCCTTGATCGGCGAGAACGGGTCGGGAAAGACGACACTGATGAGCGTCCTCTACGGGCTGTATGACCAGAACGAGGGCGAAATCTACGTCGACGGGCAAGAGAGGGAGTTCGACTCGCCACGAGACGCGATGGACGCCGGGATCGGGATGATCCACCAGCACTTCCAGCTGGTGAAACCGATGACGGTCCTGCAGAACATCGTTCTGGGCCACGAGCTGACCGAAAACAGGTTCGGACAGATCGACGGCGCGGCGGCCAGAGACGAGATCGAAGCGATCTGCTCGCAGTACGACTTCGACGTGGATCAGTATCTCGAGACGCCAATCGAGGAACTCGACCTCGGTGCACAGCAACGCGTCGAGATCGTCAAGAGCCTCTATCGGGGCGCGGAAGTGCTCATTCTCGACGAACCGACGGCGGTGCTTACGCCCCAGGAGGTCGAGAGCCTGATGGACGTCATGGACGACCTCAGGGCCAACGGTCACTCGCTCATTTTCATCTCGCACAAACTCGACGAGGCGCTGTCGATCGCCGAGGACATCACCGTCCTCCGCGACGGCGAGGCCATCGGTACCGTCGACGCCGCCGAAACCACCGAACAGGATCTGGCGCGGATGATGGTCGGCCGAGAGATACTGTTCGATCGCCTCGAGCGCGAGACCGAACCCGGAGAACCCGTTCTCGAGGTCGAGCGGCTTCGAATGCGCGGCGATCGTGGCCGCGAACAGGTCGACGGGGTCGATCTTACCGTTCGAGAGGGCGAGATACTCGGCATCGCGGGGGTGCAAGGGAACGGACAGCGCGAACTCATTGAGGGAATTACCGGCCTTCGCTCAGTCGCCGATGGCGCGGTTCGACTCCGCGGGCGAGAGATCACGGACGCGAGTCGCCGTCGGCGGATCGAGGCCGGGATCGCCTATATCCCCGAGAATCGCCAGACCGAAGGTCTCGTTCAGGGCGACTCGCTCGTGCGGAACGCACTGCTCGGAAACCAGACAATCGAGCCCTACGCGAACGGCAGCCTCCTCGATTGGGGGGCGGTTCGAGAGCACGCCAACGACGTTATTACGGAGTTCGACGTGCAGCCGCCCGACCCCGAAACAACGGCGTCGTCGCTCTCTGGCGGTAACCAGCAGAAGTTCATCGTCGGTCGCGAGATCGGCCACGATCCCGACGTGATCGTCGCCTCGCACCCGACGCGGGGCGTCGACATCGGCTCCATCGAGTTCATCCACAACCGGCTGATCGAGCTGCGCGACGAGGGGCTGGCGATCGTCGTCGTCTCCTCGAAACTCGAGGAGATCCAGAAGCTCGCCGACCGTATCGCGGTCATGTACGAGGGCGCGTTCATCGACATCGTCGGTCCCGACACCGTCTCCGAGGAGGAACTTGGGCTATTGATGGCAGGTCATCGCCTCGAGTCAGCGGCCGGGGAAGCTGAGACCCCCATAGACGAACAAGGCGACGCCAACGGGGCGGAATCCAGCGAATCCGACCGAGGTGTCCAGACGTGA
- a CDS encoding ABC transporter permease produces the protein MLDATVLERIGIAIGSTVSALLIGLVIVAISGYNPVTFASQLLVGSFGSERAVARTLRYSVLFVLAGVAVAIAFRAGVFNIGVQGQFIVGGFATVVSIIMLAPFLPNGTGGGVALMLIGTVAAIVAGGLYAALPGVLKAYGGANEIITTIMLNFIAIGFVGWLVAGRFGDPQATATRTEHLPDNVGFPSVVFDDPNLSIVGILLTLAVVALIATVMTRTSFGYDMVTSGTQEAAATYSGVDAKRMIVSTMTLSGMVSGLAGAIFAIMIQGYFTDPSGIGNYGFDAIAVSLLAANNPIGVVPAGLLFGGLESAGSHIQISSDVPVQLIDGIVGLVVLFVAVPELFRMIARRTGLGGENE, from the coding sequence ATGCTCGATGCGACGGTCCTCGAGCGGATCGGAATCGCGATCGGCTCGACGGTATCGGCGCTGCTCATCGGGCTGGTAATCGTCGCGATTTCGGGATACAATCCGGTGACGTTCGCCAGTCAGTTGCTCGTCGGGTCGTTCGGCAGCGAACGGGCCGTGGCACGAACGCTACGCTATTCGGTGCTGTTCGTGCTGGCCGGCGTCGCAGTCGCAATCGCGTTCCGCGCGGGCGTGTTCAACATCGGCGTCCAGGGCCAGTTCATCGTCGGCGGGTTCGCGACCGTCGTCTCGATCATCATGCTCGCGCCGTTCCTGCCGAACGGAACGGGCGGTGGGGTCGCCCTGATGCTTATTGGTACCGTCGCGGCGATTGTCGCAGGCGGGCTGTACGCGGCGCTTCCGGGCGTGTTGAAGGCCTACGGCGGCGCGAACGAGATCATCACGACGATCATGCTGAACTTCATCGCCATCGGCTTCGTCGGCTGGCTCGTCGCCGGCCGGTTCGGCGACCCACAGGCGACGGCGACGCGAACCGAACACCTACCGGACAACGTCGGCTTCCCATCGGTCGTCTTCGACGATCCGAACCTCTCGATTGTCGGCATTCTGCTGACGCTGGCCGTCGTCGCGCTCATTGCGACCGTCATGACTCGAACCAGTTTCGGCTACGACATGGTGACGAGCGGAACACAGGAAGCCGCCGCAACCTACTCCGGGGTCGACGCCAAGCGGATGATCGTCTCGACGATGACCCTTTCCGGAATGGTCTCCGGACTGGCGGGCGCGATTTTCGCCATCATGATTCAGGGCTACTTTACCGATCCATCGGGCATCGGCAACTACGGGTTCGACGCCATCGCTGTGAGCCTGCTCGCGGCGAACAACCCAATCGGTGTCGTCCCCGCCGGATTGCTCTTTGGCGGCCTCGAGTCGGCGGGTTCGCACATCCAGATCAGCAGCGACGTGCCGGTGCAACTGATCGACGGCATCGTCGGCCTCGTCGTGCTGTTCGTCGCCGTCCCGGAACTGTTCAGGATGATCGCCAGGCGGACCGGACTGGGGGGTGAAAACGAATGA